The Xiphophorus couchianus chromosome 6, X_couchianus-1.0, whole genome shotgun sequence genomic interval ATCTCAGTTGGTACAGGCTCTTCGCTGGTTTCGCTGGGCGTCATGGCGTAGCCTCCGATAGCGTACAGGTAACTTCCTGTTGAGATGAGACTGAGAGAACTGCGCTCCTGAGGGAACTCTGTAATCTCAGACCACCTGCAGGTAGGAAGAAACACAATCAACAGGAATTTAACACTGTTAATATACTGTATGACTCTGGGTGTTATGATCCCAAAGTGTTATTTCTGATATATCATCAGAATAGTATATATGCTCTTGAGTAATTTAATAATATTGACCTGATgcactttaaaatgaattttggaAGAAGACATACGCACCACTagaaatatttacacataaatTAAGTGTGTTAGTTAATACATGTTTAATAATGGCTACATTTGAACAATGTTGTATATTGTTCTATGTGTAACTAATAATACATCAACATGTTAAttagaaattaacaaaatttgTTGATTCATTAACAGTTGTTCTTGCTTGAATGGTAGCCCAAGGCTAGTATATTTCATCATACATGATTATGGACatattgaatattaaaaatTGACATTGGTTGAGAAAGTGTCATTGCTGGAGCAAGAATTAACGTTTAATCCAACTTTGGCTAATTTAGCAAAGGCTAAGTGCTAAAGGCTAGCTTGCTAAACTGTTTAACCTTAAAGAAGATTGCTAATGAACGGTAAGTCTTAGCTGTGGTTGTCAGGAAGAGTATTTACCTGCCAACTTGTTAGAAtagtgttaaaaatataaatatgtttaagaaAGATTCTATTTATTAACTAATTCAGCGTCATTGCTAATGCTATATTCTACGGATGGATTTAACTACAGGGGCTAAGAAATAAACACGGGGCAGtcacattaaagcaaaaaacgTTCTTGTTATAACAAGATTTGGATCTCTTTAAAATCAAAGTGTGTTCTCGTTTTAACGAGAACAGTCGTAAcagtaaaaacagcaacacctccaggactgtttttgtgtgtctaGAAGAAACCGAGTCAGAGCGGTCAGACTCTTTACGCTTTTTTAAGAAGGAATGCATTTTTATAGCTTTGTACAACAAGAACGTTCCTCGTTTTAATGAAACATAAGACTTGTTTTGTTGAAACGAGAAAGCTTCTCGTCTAGTTTATAACAAGATCTTGCTGCTGGATTTATTGCTCTGGCAGCTAAAGGCTTCCATAAAACTCAAATCTGCGTACATGCGAAGTTTTCTTAACGCCGTACCTTGCCAATGAACGGCATATCTCAACTGTGTttgtcagagaaaatatttgcatgCCACCTTGTTaaagtagattttaaaatgtaattatttcagtaatctctTGTGACGTAAGCAcaaatcaagttttattttttgttttttcaaatgaatCCATGAGAAATAATAGCGAAAGGGTCGTAATTAAAGTCAACCCCAAAAGATAAATGCAGATTGTCACAATCTAATTCCACTgtttaaagctgtaaaaagtTTGCTTGTTTTATCAGTGGGATGTGTCATAAACACtggtaagaaaaagaaaatgcttttctCACTTGTTGGCGGTGATGTTGTAGACTTCCACAGAGCTGGTGAGGCCCGAGTCGGTCACTCCCGTGGCCACGTAGATCTGGTCCCGATGGACGGCGATGCCAAACAGAGACCTGGCCGTCGTCAGAGGAGCCAAGTCCTTCCACTCAAACTTGGTGGGGTCGTAGACGGAGACTCTTCTCATACATTTCCTGCATGAAATAATGTAAAACAGCACGCTGAAAAAGTTGGGGGCCCATTTTACAAACACTTTTGTAAAATAGGGccacattttataaaagttgaggggaaaaaaaaacatatttaaaaagaattacggatttttttatgaactgtaAAAGTCCAAGATCTACTTCTGTTTGCCGATGTGTGTCACTGTGGCATGCCTGCCTTCACTGTGCTACTTGGAGGCCTTAATATTTACTGACTTACAATAtatacagaaacaaaagaaaatgatttgtcTTGGTACTTTTTATGCACGCTTTGCACTCTTTTAAACGGATCGTGTTCTATGCCATATATGTGCATCAGTAAAGCAAACTTTACAAACTTTAAACAGAACTGTTATGATGAATGGTACATCATCATATCATAACAACACATAAAACAGCACTGAACTAATGTGTTGTTAGTTCAGTGCTATCGTGACACAATTGAATAAACTGGAACAAATCaactagaaaaataaagacCAGATAAGGGAAGTTACAAAATTAGCATTGAgccattttctttcataatcAATACGTGTGACGCTGAGCGTTGTACGAGCCACTTACTTACTTGCTCTCAGACTTTCCACCAATAACATAGACAAGGCCGTTGTGTGCTACAGTCCCGTGACCGTACACTTCATAAGGCAGCGGGTCGGACTCTCCCCATTTGAATGACCTGTGAGCAAAGAAGACAATGTGTCTCTATGAGCACATCATATCAGTATTAAATGTGAACTCCAACACCAACAGAGTTGTTGTTTGGAAGCAGTATAAAATAGCCAGATATTTCCAGATCTGGATAGTTTAGATTTCTTTGAATGGCTACAAATCTATGGGAAATCAGCCGATAAAATAATGAACCTATCAAATCACTACAAGTTCTTTAAATCGAGATAAACTCACTGTCTGTCATAGATCATGACTGAACTCAGAGCGTGCTCTCCCTCCTTCAGTTGTTTTCCACCGACAACAAAGATGGTGTTTTCAACCTCGGCCAGGCCGAACAGACACCGAGGATTTGGCTGGGAAGGCATCCCCAGCCACTCCGAACTTACTGGGTCAAACTGTGGATGAATGCGTCAGTGTGGAGAGagatttttgttaaagttagacttttaaaaatgacaaacatgatCAAATTGTAGAGccacaaaagataaaaatgtataaagtaGAAACAGTagttttctgttacttttttatGGCAGAAAAGCAGGTTTAAAATGGAACGTTTCtgcaacaaacaacaaagaagcCAAGTTTTGTAGCAATGGTTTTCTACAACAAAGAGgacctattattattattattattattaatattatcatTCATGATGACATATGATCACAAAACATAGAGTATGACTGTGTAGGTTTGTGCGTTTCAGCATTAACCACTCTCAAAATGTTACCACTGCATGTTTTCTGAGATAAAATTACCAACAGTAGcaattcttctttttctcagtGCCTGAGCCAAGACACTGAGAAATTTGTAATCAGCATGTTACCATTACTGATAACAACCATATGTATAGCACTAGCTTGAAGTGACTTTTAGGGTCAAACTTTAGATGGATCACTTTAGTTTGACCAGTGACAAGGACGATGCTTTCAGAATAATATTCTGACTTGTAGATTCCTTTAATACTGTTAAACTTTTACAAGTAAGAGACTGATGTTATGTTGAAAATAAGACTTCCGGTTTTTTCCATTCACTGCTGAAAAGACATTTATTGCAGCCACCGCTTAACCCAGCATTTCTCTTCACTTTGTCTTCTTCAGTGAAGAAATCTCCCTAGAAATATTCACCTCAAGGAATCACATTTAACCAGGAGACTTGTTAAGCATTGATGCTTAAATTGGCTGCTTTATACATGATTTCATCTTCTTTGGAAAACCTTGATTTCTTTgcactcttattttttttagctttgtacACAATAATCAATAGCTATCCAGATCTACATCACAAGAGAAAATGATGACATATGACCGTTAAAGTCTCCCAGCTCTTtaacagaaagcaaaacaaaacgaaaCCAAGCTAGTTTCTAAGCTTTGAGAGACAGATGCTCCCTTTACCTGTAGGAAGTAAGACATGAACGGTTCGTCCTTGTCTTCCTCATTATAGAGAAGTCCTCCAACCACAAATACCTGGTTCTGCTTTGTCACCAGGCTAGAGTGGTTTTTGGGAATCTCTGTAGATTCTGACACTACAAAACACTCGTTTCCCACCGGGTCATAGGCCACAGTGCCAGTGTTGTTGATCATAAGTACAAGGTCCATCTCAAACATCCCAAAGCGAGGGTTGTTGTTCAGGACTCCTGGCAGGTATGCCTCCTCGTCATCCTCCCTCTCATCATCGCTCCTCTCTCCTCCCTTTGCCCCATCGCTGCCAAGCCTCTTCGGCTTGGGGAGGCGACCTTGCTGGGCATCTGTGACGAGATCCAGCTCCTTCTTGATTTCTTGGTTAAATCGGATGTACTGGTGAAGCTCAACGTTTTCTTTGAAGTAGTCTATGGGAATGAGCCTGAATCGGACGCAGTGTAACAGCTCAGGGAGTTCCTTTAAGCGCGTTGTCTCGTCTTGTTTGATCCACTCCATCAGGGATTCAAAAACCTGCTCCTCCCGTTCAACGTTCAGGGCGTCTGAAGAGAGGATGATGGCTAACTCACTGGGGCTGAGCTGGAAAAAGTCCTGGTCCCTGGCAACAACCTGGTAACGTTCACAGATGAACTCCCTGGCACCAAGAGCGAGTCTCGGACAATCCAGAAGAAGCCCTAGTTTGAAGATGGCAAGGCAATTTCCCAGCACCATCTTCTCTTGAAGGTAGGTCAGACAAACGGAGAAGATAGAGGGGATCTGGTACATGTTAGCAACCATGAAGATATCCTGGACATTCTGCTCTGTCAGATTAATGTCAGATGTGTACAGGTAGCGCAGGATCATCTCCATGACACTGGGGTCCACATCTTTAAGGACTATCTCCCTCTTCTTACTCTCCTCTAGCTCAGACAGGAACATGGCCTTGAAGAAGGGGCTGCTGGCCGCCAAAACCAGACGGTGGCAGGGGAACTCCTTGTCCTGGATTTTCAGGACACAGTCCACAAACTTGTCATTGTCCAAAAGATCACACAGTCCATCCTGGAGCAAGGTCTGTTGGTACATCCGAGGCTGCCGCATCGGGTCTATTGTCAACGCCGCCATTTTGCTGGTGGGGTTTTGTTCCTGCTACGGCACAGCGGGACTGCCGGTGCTCACTGGCCTGCTCCGACTGCCACAAATAGCCTCAAAGTGTGAGTAAGATTATGGCTTCAGCTGTCTTTGACTGTCACTGAGTGCGGAGGTCCGTGGTATTTATAGACTGGATCCCCACAAAGCAAAGATGGGGCGCGCACACAGAAAGAGCGCGCAGAGGAATGATGGCGGCGGTTAAATCCAGCAAACAACTCATCAGGCAGCTGTTCTGATCTTCAAACTTTAACACACTTTCCTATTTTTAATGTATCACATTGTGGTCCTTCTGAA includes:
- the LOC114146734 gene encoding kelch-like protein 40a, with protein sequence MAALTIDPMRQPRMYQQTLLQDGLCDLLDNDKFVDCVLKIQDKEFPCHRLVLAASSPFFKAMFLSELEESKKREIVLKDVDPSVMEMILRYLYTSDINLTEQNVQDIFMVANMYQIPSIFSVCLTYLQEKMVLGNCLAIFKLGLLLDCPRLALGAREFICERYQVVARDQDFFQLSPSELAIILSSDALNVEREEQVFESLMEWIKQDETTRLKELPELLHCVRFRLIPIDYFKENVELHQYIRFNQEIKKELDLVTDAQQGRLPKPKRLGSDGAKGGERSDDEREDDEEAYLPGVLNNNPRFGMFEMDLVLMINNTGTVAYDPVGNECFVVSESTEIPKNHSSLVTKQNQVFVVGGLLYNEEDKDEPFMSYFLQFDPVSSEWLGMPSQPNPRCLFGLAEVENTIFVVGGKQLKEGEHALSSVMIYDRQSFKWGESDPLPYEVYGHGTVAHNGLVYVIGGKSESKKCMRRVSVYDPTKFEWKDLAPLTTARSLFGIAVHRDQIYVATGVTDSGLTSSVEVYNITANKWSEITEFPQERSSLSLISTGSYLYAIGGYAMTPSETSEEPVPTEMTDIWRYDEPEKCWNGILREICYAEGSTFLPVRLNTLRLTKL